In Lytechinus variegatus isolate NC3 chromosome 6, Lvar_3.0, whole genome shotgun sequence, the DNA window gataaatttatcctcatgtagccttgaaattaagataaatttatcctcatgtaaccttgaaattaggataaatttatcctcatccagccttgaaattaagataaatttatcctcatgtagccttgaaattaagatgaatttatcctcatgtaaccttgaaattaggataaatttatcctcatgcagccttgaaattaagataaattaatcctcgtgtatccttgtaattaggataaatttatcctcgtgtagccttgaaattaggataaatttatccttacgtagccttgaaattaggataaatttatcctcgtgtatccttgtaattaggataaatttatcctcgtgtatccttgtaattaggataaatttatcctcatgcagccttgaaattaagataaatttatccttgtgtatccttgtaattaggataaatttatcctcgtgtagccttgaaattaggataaatttatccttgtgtagccttgaaattaggataaatttatcctcgtgtatccttgtaattaggataaatttatcctcgtgtatccttgtaattaggataaatttatcctcatgtagccttgaaattaagataaatttatcctcatgtaggttttaaattaagataaatttatcctcatgtaggttttaaattaagataaatttatcctcatgtaggttttaagataaatttatcctcatgtagtcttgaaattaggataaatttatcctcatgtagccttgaaattaggataaatttatcctcatgtagtcttgaaattaagataaatttatcctcatgtagccttgaagttaggataaatttatcctcgtgtagccttgaaattaagataaatttatcctcgtgtaggtttgaaattaagataaatttatcctcatgtagccttgaaattaggataaatttatcctcatgtagccttgaaattaagataaatttatcctcgtgtatccttgtaattaggataaatttatcctcgtgtatccttgtaattaggataaatttatcctcatgcagccttgaaattaagataaatttatcctcgtgtagccttgaagttaggataaatttatcctcgtgtagccttgaaattaagataaatttatcctcatgtggccttgaaataaggataaatttatcctcatgtaggttttaaattaggataaatttatcctcatgtagccttgaaattaggataaatttatccttgtgtatccttgtaattaggataaatttatcctcgtgtatccttgtaattaggataaatttatcctcgtgtatccttgtaattaggataaatttatcctcgtgtatccttgtaattaggataaatttatcctcatgcagccttgatattaagataaatttatcctcatgtagccttgaagttaggataaatttatcctcgtgtagccttgaaattaagataaatttatcctcatgtaggttttaaattaggataaatttatcctcatgtaggttttaaattaagataaatttatcctcatgtagccttgaaattaagataaatttatcctcatgtggccttgaaataaggataaatttatcctcatgtaggttttaaattaggataaatttatcctcatgtagccttgaaattaggataaatttatccttgtgtatccttgtaattaggataaatttatcctcgtgtatccttgtaattaggataaatttatcctcgtgtatccttgtaattaggataaatttatcctcatgcagccttgatattaagataaatttatccttgtgtatccttgtaattaggataaatttatcctcgtgtagccttgaaattaggataaatttatcctcgtgtagccttgaaattaggataaatttatcctcgtgtatccttgtaattaggataaatttatccttgtgtatccttgtaattaggataaatttatcctcatgtagccttgaaattaagataaatttatcctcatgtaggttttaaattaagataaatttatcctcatgtaggttttaaattaagataaatttatcctcatgtaggttttaagataaatttatcctcatgtagtcttgaaattaggataaatttatcctcatgtagccttgaaattaggataaatttatcctcatgtagtcttgaaattaagataaatttatcctcatgtagccttgaagttaggataaatttatcctcgtgtagccttgaaattaagataaatttatcctcgtgtaggtttgaaattaagataaatttatcctcatgtagccttgaaattaggataaatttatcctcatgtagccttgaaattaagataaatttatcctcgtgtatccttgtaattaggataaatttatcctcgtgtatccttgtaattaggataaatttatcctcatgcagccttgaaattaagataaatttatcctcgtgtacccttgaagttaggataaatttatcctcgtgtagccttgaaattaggataaatttatcctcatgtggccttgaaataaggataaatttatcctcgtgtaggttttaaattaggataaatttatcctcatgtagccttgaaattaggataaatttatccttgtgtatccttgtaattaggataaatttatcctcgtgtatccttgtaattaggataaatttatcctcgtgtatccttgtaattaggataaatttatcctcgtgtatccttgtaattaggataaatttatcctcatgcagccttgatattaagataaatttatcctcatgtagccttgaagttaggataaatttatcctcgtgtagccttgaaattaagataaatttatcctcatgtaggttttaaattaggataaatttatcctcatgtaggttttaaattaagataaatttatcctcatgtagccttgaaattaagataaatttatcctcatgtggccttgaaataaggataaatttatcctcatgtaggttttaaattaggataaatttatcctcatgtagccttgaaattaggataaatttatccttgtgtatccttgtaattaggataaatttatcctcgtgtatccttgtaattaggataaatttatcctcgtgtatccttgtaattaggataaatttatcctcatgtagccttgatattaagataaatttatcctcatgtaggtttgaaattaggataaatttatcctcatgtagccttgatattaggataaatttatcctcatgtaggtttgaaattaagataaatttatcctcatgtaaccttgaaattaggataaatttatcctcatccagccttgaaattaagataaatttatcctcatgtagccttgaaattaagatgaatttatcctcatgtaaccttgaaattaggataaatttatcctcatgcagccttgaaattaagataaattaatcctcgtgtatccttgtaattaggataaatttatcctcgtgtagccttgaaattaggataattttatccttgtgtagccttgaaattaggataaatttatcctcgtgtatccttgtaattaggataaatttatcctcgtgtatccttgtaattaggataaatttatcctcatgcagccttgatattaagataaatttatccttgtgtatccttgtaattaggataaatttatcctcgtgtagccttgaaattaggataaatttatccttgtgtagccttgaaattaggataaatttatcctcgtgtatccttgtaattaggataaatttatccttgtgtatccttgtaattaggataaatttatcctcatgtagccttgaaattaagataaatttatcctcatgtaggttttaaattaagataaatttatcctcatgtaggttttaaattaagataaatttatcctcatgtaggttttaagataaatttatcctcatgtagtcttgaaattaggataaatttatcctcatgtagccttgaaattaggataaatttatcctcatgtagtcttgaaattaagataaatttatcctcgtgtagccttgaagttaggataaatttatcctcgtgtagccttgaaattaagataaatttatcctcgtgtaggtttgaaattaagataaatttatcctcatgtagccttgaaattaggataaatttatcctcatgtagccttgaaattaagataaatttatcctcgtgtatccttgtaattaggataaatttatcctcgcgtatccttgtaattaggataaatttatcctcatgcagccttgaaattaagataaatttatcctcgtgtacccttgaagttaggataaatttatcctcgtgtagccttgaaattaagataaatttatcctcatgtggccttgaaataaggataaatttatcctcgtgtaggttttaaattaggataaatttatcctcatgtagccttgaaattaggataaatttatcctcgtgtatccttgtaattaggataaatttatcctcgtgtatccttgtaattaggataaatttatcctcgtgtatccttgtaattaggataaatttatcctcgtgtatccttgtaattaggataaatttatcctcatgcagccttgatattaagataaatttatcctcatgtagccttgaagttaggataaatttatcctcgtgtagccttgaaattaagataaatttatcctcatgtaggttttaaattaggataaatttatcctcatgtaggttttaaattaagataaatttatcctcatgtagccttgaaattaagataaatttatcctcatgtggccttgaaataaggataaatttatcctcatgtaggttttaaattaggataaatttatcctcatgtagccttgaaattaggataaatttatccttgtgtatccttgtaattaggataaatttatcctcgtgtatccttgtaattaggataaatttatcctcgtgtatccttgtaattaggataaatttatcctcatgcagccttgatattaagataaatttatccttgtgtatccttgtaattaggataaatttatcctcgtgtagccttgaaattaggataaatttatcctcgtgtagccttgaaattaggataaatttatcctcgtgtatccttgtaattaggataaatttatcctcgtgtatccttgtaattaggataaatttatcctcatgtagccttgaaattaagataaatttatcctcatgtaggttttaaattaagataaatttatcctcatgtaggttttaaattaagataaatttatcctcatgtaggttttaagataaatttatcctcatgtagtcttgaaattaggataaatttatcctcatgtagccttgaaattaggataaatttatcctcatgtagtcttgaaattaagataaatttatcctcatgtagccttgaagttaggataaatttatcctcgtgtagccttgaaattaagataaatttatcctcgtgtaggtttgaaattaagataaatttatcctcatgtagccttgaaattaggataaatttatcctcatgaagccttgaaattaagataaatttatcctcgtgtatccttgtaattaggataaatttatcctcgtgtatccttgtaattaggataaatttatcctcatgcagccttgaaattaagataaatttatcctcgtgtagccttgaagttaggataaatttatcctcgtgtagccttgaaattaagataaatttatcctcatgtggccttgaaataaggataaatttatcctcatgtaggttttaaattaggataaatttatcctcatgtagccttgaaattaggataaatttatccttgtgtatccttgtaattaggataaatttatcctcgtgtatccttgtaattaggataaatttatcctcgtgtatccttgtaattaggataaatttatcctcgtgtatccttgtaattaggataaatttatcctcatgcagccttgatattaagataaatttatcctcatgtagccttgaagttaggataaatttatcctcgtgtagccttgaaattaagataaatttatcctcatgtaggttttaaattaggataaatttatcctcatgtaggttttaaattaagataaatttatcctcgtgtagccttgaaattaagataaatttatcctcatgtggccttgaaataaggataaatttatcctcatgtaggttttaaattaggataaatttatcctcatgtagccttgaaattaggataaatttatccttgtgtatccttgtaattaggataaatttatcctcgtgtatccttgtaattaggataaatttatcctcgtgtatccttgtaattaggataaatttatcctcatgtagccttgatattaagataaatttatcctcatgtaggtttgaaattaggataaatttatcctcatgtagccttgatattaggataaatttatcctcatgtaggtttgaaattaggataaatttatcctcatgtaggtttgaaattaagataaatttatcctcatgtagtcttgaaattaagataaattcatcctcgtgtagccttgaagttaggataaatttatcctcgtgtagccttgaaattaagataaatttatcctcatgtaggttttaaattaggataaatttatcctcatgtaggtttgaaattaggataaattaatcctcatgtagccttgatattaagataaatttatcctcatgtaggtttgaaattaggataaatttatcctcatgtaggtttgaaattaggataaattaatcctcatgtagccttgatattaagataaatttatcctcatgtaggtttgaaattaggataaatttatcctcatgtagccttgatattaggataaatttatcctcatgtaggtttgaaattaggataaatttatcctcatgtaggtttgaaattaagataaatttatcctcatgtagccttgaaattaggataaatttatcctcatgtagccttgaaattaagataaatttatcctcatgtggccttgaaattaagataaatttatcctaatgtagttttaaaatgaagataaattaatcctTGTATCAGCAGGATGAACTAATCCGTACAATTGAAATAGAtttgtatgatatatttatttgatctgtttttcctattaaatggttgtattaattgaaatgctgtttccgtttgtttcttttattgttatAGACTTGCAAACATACATTGAATTGCCAATAGTCATTAGAGTGATTGGAGAGAATGTGTAGATGAGAGAACAAGTCATAAAAGTGGTTGTTAcgtgcaaaaatgtgaaataaatattgtggagtgaacatgatgaatatttgaagaaaaatgaacaaagattcattcattttgaaaagatttactgtttttggtgaaaataagcgaaattttaaatgccataactttcttattttacatccgattttgatgaaactttcagtgctgtgcttgttgattttttctctttttatccaaatcaagtttttgttggggtggacttatcctttaaaatgaagGAATCTATAAACTGTATTTATACCTCAGCTCCGTATCACCTTCACTCTTTGATCGTTGTCTCCCTTGTCCTCTGATAGTCTTTGTTGTTGATTCATAATATCGCTTTTGTCGTTCCTTTGAACTCCTCCGTTGACTTGAAGAGGACTGAATGCCTCTAAGGTATCTAGCTGGTAATACTGACGTGTCATCTCTACCGATACCTTCTCGTTTTTCATCTAAAAATTGTGGCAGCTTTGAATTAATAGGCCTTAGTCGAGATACTACACCTGCTGGGTGACTACTTTCATATTTCTTGGCATCCGCAATGacctgaataaaacaaaaaaatattcatgtcaaAACTTATAAGGGAAGAAAAAATCAGGAACTTCTTTTAAATGGGGGTATTTCAGCCACCTTGAGTGAAAATAGAAAAGCGGTATGAAGAAGCCTAgaacgtatataggcctacggagaattcatttgataaaaaatgacatcatcTGTGGGTTGTCTTACCACCCTTTAAAATATTCGGGCGCCGCCCTTAGAAACAATTGCAAAAGGAATGTTTACATCTTGACAAAATACAGTTTGAAACAGTTTGGAAACAAGTTGATCAATCTGAAAAAATGGCTTTAAACGTACACCATCATCATtctaaacaatattaaaatcgcCTTATAAAAGGCAAACCTGCCTGGTAGACGATATTGAATGCAAACCCTATCACGTTACTAAAACATACGAATAATACCTATTGACCCAAGTTGACATTTTCTCACCAACGTAATGTTCTTCATATATggtcatcaaaatatattaagAACATTAAACATACAGACAAATTATTTAAAGTTACTGTGGGTTAACATTGTGGCATaacatgatttatttctttaccTTAACAAGAAACTTTTTGATTTCGCTGCTCACTGAAACATAGGTTTCATATGCAATTTGAAGTAACTCCTCTTGGTCAAGAGCGCTGCAGGAATCTGAAGACATCCGGGTACTCGAACACCTTTTGGTCTTTGGTGAAGAAGTTCTGACATCATTCCTCAACTGAACAGCGCCTTCCTCCGTGACGTCACCGATATGGTCGTTGTCAGTACTTTCAAATCCACTCTCCTCGAATACATCCCTTGCGTTCTCGTTGTCAGACAGTTCTGAATGATAATCGCGTTCCTTTTCGTTATTATCTATGTCAGATTGTGGTATACGAGAAGAAGCATTATCCCAAGCTAGTTCTGACTCTTGTTCTACGCTTTGTTGAGAAGAAGTTGGTGTCTCTTTTGCATTATGGATCCGCTCTGTAACAAACACAGTTCTGTCACTCTCTGTTCCTACTTTACCATGTTCCAATGCAGGTAACTTTACACTCTCTCTTCCAGGCGACTTCCGACTCGATCCTGACACCAACATACCATCTGATCTTTGCTCCATTTCAGTCATTGTAAGATTGGACCTAGAACCTAACATTGAGGAACCGTCTTTATCCATGTTATCTTTGGATCCATCATCGGGTAAGATCCACTTAATCCTACTATTACTGTCATTTTCTTCGACAGTCTTAGAGTTCTCTTTCCCTTGACAAGTGATGTTTACCACCGTGTGTCTACCATGATGATTATGTCATACAGAGAGGCTTGGCAATGCACCAGAGTCCGTTTGTTTGTGAGATGTTAATTTAGCGGAATGGCCCCGATCACCTCTGCGTGTCGAGGATCTCGATGACATGACTGCTCCACTGCTATGCGAATCCCCAAGACCGGGAAGTTGCAATTGTGAATGCCGACGCGACAGAAGAAGATGCCTTTCTCGTTTTTCCTTGAGTTTACGGTAGAGAGAACCAGGTCCCTGTGAGTCGATTGCTAGTTTTTTTTGTGGTACCGAAAGTGGCGCTCTACTTCCAGGAGCAACCTTGACGTCATTTTGCTGAAGATCGTTGAGCATTAACTTCTCAAGTATTGTCCGATAGATAGGTACCTGCAAAGACATTTATATGGTTTATGAATAAcagaaaactaattttcatttgaaaagaaTTTGCTCAGCCAACAAGACTTCCACAAAGAGCTTTTTGGCAATCTTATTTCTACGTATTACATGATTTCAAAGTAAGGAGAATATTATTTACCTGCGTTACGGTTGTATAGCAGGTAAATGTTGTTTGTTTCGTTAATGTTCGTAAACCTTGCAGGAATGCATAGTCAATGGGGTTCGAAGCCTCCGTGGAATGTAATTACAAGTGCATTGGTGCATTGGAGCGCGGAAAGAATGGATAACGCGCGGTAAGGATACGTTGGGTGTATCATTCTAGCTTGTTCTCTTCGTTACGACAACACGACATTATGGAGCCGTCCGCAGTTGCAAATTTCGtcgaaataaaaatcaaagaaagccAGACTGGACTCTGAAACGAGCTTGATAAGCTAATATCTTCAAAGCTGGGCTGTTTTCAACAGAAGATAAACGAAAACCAGCGTGATCTCAGCGACATAAAAATAGCTAAAATAGAGGAAGTAAGCAAGGACGAATTCAAGTTCCGACGCAGGGGTAACGAGGAACAATATAAACTAAATTCGAAGGTTCTGAGTAAAATCAAGCAAGCTGATGTCCTACTGAGTGAAGAACATGACGGAGCTAAAGGAGAAGCAAGATCAAAACTATCTGAAGGTATGGAGTTAATTGAGTACAGACAAAAGATAATCAAGCTTGCGG includes these proteins:
- the LOC121417865 gene encoding uncharacterized protein LOC121417865 is translated as MDKDGSSMLGSRSNLTMTEMEQRSDGMLVSGSSRKSPGRESVKLPALEHGKVGTESDRTVFVTERIHNAKETPTSSQQSVEQESELAWDNASSRIPQSDIDNNEKERDYHSELSDNENARDVFEESGFESTDNDHIGDVTEEGAVQLRNDVRTSSPKTKRCSSTRMSSDSCSALDQEELLQIAYETYVSVSSEIKKFLVKVIADAKKYESSHPAGVVSRLRPINSKLPQFLDEKREGIGRDDTSVLPARYLRGIQSSSSQRRSSKERQKRYYESTTKTIRGQGRQRSKSEGDTELRYKYSL